The stretch of DNA AAGGTGCCATAACTCATCCACTAAATGCTCATCGACACCACGAGTACAATAGAATAGCTCGATGTGAGAGTGAGTCTTCTCTGTTTTGAGCGCTTCAAGCGTTGCAAAAAACGACGCTATTCCGACACCTCCAGCAATCCAAATTTGTGGCTTACTTAAGTCAAACTCAAGTCGACCATAAGGCCCTTCCACCGTAACAGCATCGCCCATATTTACTCGATCATAAAGACCATTAGTAAAGTCACCCAATTCTTTAATCAAGAAGCGCAGTTCTGAATCTTCGCTGCCCGAAACAATGGTAAACGGGTGCGGGTCTTCATTGCCGAAGCGCAAGTACGCAAACTGCCCTGCTTTGTGTCCTCGCCAAGATGTATCGGGCTTTAGCACCAACTCCATCACTTCAGCTTGTGGAAAATAACGAGTGGAAGAAACAGCAGCAGAGTGACGATTACGACGCCCTACAAAACCCAACAAACTGTAAATCGCCGCGATAGACCCAACCAAAGCAAACGCCACCGTTAGGTAATAAATAGGCTGACCCCAATAGGCATGTTTGAGCAGTAATACCGAGTGAAACGCGATCAAAAGATACGCGACAGACATCAAGCGATGTGACGATTTAAACGGTTTGTATTTTACTGCTGCCCACAACGACGCCACCAGTAAAACAAGCAATAGGTAGAAACCCCACTCGCCAATATTTTCAGCGAAACCGTGTAGCCCATTGACCCACGCTTCCCAACCAGACAAAGCTCTTGCAGGGCCGGAACCATCATGGCGAACAGGTTTCGCCAACACACCTGACATCACTAGCCACTTAGGGATCTGGTACCACAACCAGTGCGTCACACCCAATGCAACGCCACCTATACCCACCCATTTGTGGACTCGATACACTTTATCCATACCGTTGAGCCAATTCTCAACCATAGGCAAACGCATCGCCAAGATCATGGTGATGGACATTAACATCAGAGACAAAATACCCGAGTACTGAATCATGGCCGAGCGCCATTCAAATAAGTTGCTTGAAGCGAAGAGTTGCGGTTCCATCGCAAACCAAA from Vibrio splendidus encodes:
- a CDS encoding ferredoxin reductase family protein — its product is MKTVRNIIWAMIATMSAFWFAMEPQLFASSNLFEWRSAMIQYSGILSLMLMSITMILAMRLPMVENWLNGMDKVYRVHKWVGIGGVALGVTHWLWYQIPKWLVMSGVLAKPVRHDGSGPARALSGWEAWVNGLHGFAENIGEWGFYLLLVLLVASLWAAVKYKPFKSSHRLMSVAYLLIAFHSVLLLKHAYWGQPIYYLTVAFALVGSIAAIYSLLGFVGRRNRHSAAVSSTRYFPQAEVMELVLKPDTSWRGHKAGQFAYLRFGNEDPHPFTIVSGSEDSELRFLIKELGDFTNGLYDRVNMGDAVTVEGPYGRLEFDLSKPQIWIAGGVGIASFFATLEALKTEKTHSHIELFYCTRGVDEHLVDELWHLAHQVGVNLNVIDTLHSPRLNAERIAHQCGDLNEYELYFCGPERFSTSLKKELDACKFNVDQNYHEELFVMR